One stretch of Arachis hypogaea cultivar Tifrunner chromosome 20, arahy.Tifrunner.gnm2.J5K5, whole genome shotgun sequence DNA includes these proteins:
- the LOC112783205 gene encoding aspartate aminotransferase, cytoplasmic, whose translation MRPPVIFQTTPFFSSSGDRRLNTLAKHFLQTESENNRNMSTSPTSSHGDSVFAHLVLAPEDPILGVTLAYNKDPSPVKLNLGVGAYRTEEGKPLVLNVVRRVEQELVSNPARNKEYLPITGVADFNKLSAQLIFGADSPAIQESRVTTVQCLSGTGSLRVGGEFLAKHYHQRNIYLPKPTWGNHPKVFTLAGLTVQTYRYYAPATRGLDFQGLMEDLGAAPSGSVILLHACAHNPTGVDPTAEQWEEIRKLIRSKALLPFFDSAYQGFASGSLDKDAQPVRSFVADGGELLVAQSYAKNMGLYGERVGALSIVCKSADVASKVESQLKLVIRPMYSNPPIHGATIVAAVLKDSDLFNEWTIELKEMADRIISMRQQLFDALHARGTPGDWSHIIKQIGMFTFTGLNSEQVSFMTREYHIYMTSDGRISMAGLSSKTVPHLADAIHAAVTKAV comes from the exons ATGCGCCCACCGGTTATTTTCCAAACtaccccttttttttcttcttctggtGATCGCAGGCTTAACACACTCGCAAAGCACTTTCTACAAACCGAATCTGAGAACAATCGAAACATGTCAACTTCTCCAACTTCTTCTCATGGTGATTCCGTCTTTGCTCATCTCGTTCTCGCTCCTGAAGATCCTATTCTCGGT GTGACTCTCGCTTACAATAAGGATCCAAGCCCTGTTAAGCTCAACTTAGGTGTTGGTGCTTACAGAACTGAG GAAGGGAAACCTCTTGTGTTGAATGTGGTGAGGCGTGTGGAACAGGAACTCGTCAGTAACCC GGCACGCAACAAGGAGTATCTTCCTATTACTGGAGTAGCTGATTTTAATAAACTCAGTGCTCAGCTCATTTTTGGTGCTGACAG CCCTGCAATTCAAGAGAGCAGAGTTACCACCGTTCAATGCTTGTCTGGTACTGGTTCATTGAGAGTTGGGGGTGAATTTTTGGCTAAACACTATCACCAA CGAAATATATATTTGCCTAAACCAACATGGGGAAACCACCCAAAGGTTTTTACCCTGGCAGGGCTAACTGTCCAAACGTATCGCTACTATGCTCCAGCAACTCGTGGGCTTGATTTCCAAG GACTAATGGAAGATCTTGGTGCTGCCCCATCTGGATCAGTTATTCTGCTACATGCATGTGCACATAATCCTACTGGTGTTGATCCAACCGCTGAACAATGGGAAGAGATTAGGAAGCTGATCAGATCAAAGGCCTTGTTACCTTTCTTTGACAGTGCTTATCAG GGTTTTGCTAGTGGAAGTCTGGATAAAGATGCACAGCCTGTTCGTTCTTTTGTTGCTGATGGGGGTGAATTGTTGGTAGCCCAGAGTTATGCAAAGAACATGGGTCTTTACGGTGAACGTGTTGGCGCCTTAAGCATT GTGTGCAAGTCAGCTGATGTTGCAAGCAAGGTTGAGAGCCAACTGAAACTTGTGATTAGGCCCATGTACTCAAATCCTCCCATTCATGGTGCAACCATTGTGGCTGCAGTTCTCAAGGACAG TGATTTGTTCAATGAGTGGACTATTGAGTTGAAGGAAATGGCAGACCGAATAATCAGTATGCGCCAACAACTTTTTGATGCTTTACACGCCAGAG GTACCCCTGGTGATTGGAGTCACATTATCAAGCAGATTGGAATGTTCACCTTCACAGGATTGAATTCTGAACAAGTTTCCTTCATGACTAGAGAGTACCACATATACATGACATCTGATGG GAGGATTAGCATGGCTGGTCTTAGTTCCAAAACAGTCCCTCATCTGGCGGATGCAATTCATGCAGCTGTCACCAAAGCTGTGTAG